A window of Pararhodobacter sp. genomic DNA:
GAATGGCAAAGCGCGCCGCCAGAAAGGCAAGGGCAAAGCCGGCCAGCGCCCACGGTCCTTGCGCGGCGATCAGCCAGCCAGCGCCCAGCAGCAGCGCGATGCGGATCGCGGCGCTCAACAGCAACACGGGCGTTGGCCGCGCCGTGCGCAGCG
This region includes:
- a CDS encoding ATP synthase subunit I yields the protein MSTLDWTWLGLGALAGAVASVLFFAGLAWGMRLALRTARPTPVLLLSAAIRIALLLGAGWLIAAQGPWALAGFALAFLAARFAILAIFRRPTTNEAR